A genome region from Lytechinus pictus isolate F3 Inbred chromosome 16, Lp3.0, whole genome shotgun sequence includes the following:
- the LOC135157097 gene encoding prostatic spermine-binding protein-like, which yields MVTMMTMVMMLNDDDGDYVDLADDDYNGGDHDDDGGDDDDDDDDDDDDEEGDDDVDDDDYVDYVDGDHDDDVDDDDDEGDDDDDDDVHDDDDGDDDGNDGDESPTSL from the coding sequence ATGGTGAccatgatgacgatggtgatgatgctaaatgatgatgatggtgattatgtcGATTTagctgatgatgattataacggtggtgatcatgatgacgatggtggtgatgatgatgatgatgatgacgatgatgatgatgatgaagagggtgatgatgatgttgatgatgacgattatgtCGATTATGTCGATGGCGATCATGATGACGAtgtggatgatgatgacgatgaaggtgatgatgatgacgatgacgatgttcatgatgacgacgatggtgatgacgatgggaatgatggtgatgaatctCCCACTTCCCTTTAA
- the LOC129279682 gene encoding esterase LipI-like produces MRLSVAMLFLVGGVYLGIILYVPMPTDMDAKREFYWKTVGFRFSKSIMYLESLVRGGSTIDFSVIQTSLTALAKIYQLGAGKTSQSDGSEVTLDDTTFDGVRVLFYQHTEGKQEKRPAFIFLHGGGLTVGSVDIYEIGTRDIARQLEGMVVISVDYRLAPEHPFPAAYDDGVAVTKWLMRHADVYGVDPTRIAVGGDSAGGYLTAAIVQAIHDDPALPDVRLQVHLFPWLQHFDYHTPSYQKNNHVFGEKTWIENSITGFTFSAYFNGVLNDSLVEQMSANNHTSAAFKNSPRFRKTFNHSLIPKSFRDPAYYAPPQSSDFGNEAIWNDLKDTVLDLRFSPILREDMRGLPKAYIVTCGYDPLRDDGIFYYHRLKDGGVDVDWVNYDIAFHGLDWYSPLYSETGKQVQEGFIKFIRVNI; encoded by the exons ATGAGGTTGTCTGTCGCAATGCTTTTCCTGGTGGGCGGGGTTTATCTCGGCATCATCTTGTACGTTCCCATGCCAACCGATATGGACGCTAAACGGGAGTTTTACTGGAAGACCGTTGGATTCCGATTTAGCAAATCAATT ATGTACCTGGAATCCCTGGTCCGCGGAGGTTCAACAATTGATTTCTCTGTCATACAAACTAGCCTTACAGCTCTAGCCAAAATCTATCAGTTAGGAGCCGGTAAGACGTCACAATCAGATGGGTCAGAGGTCACGTTAGATGACACGACCTTTGACGGGGTCAGGGTACTTTTCTACCAGCACACAGAGGGAAAGCAAGAGAAACGGCCGGCATTTATCTTTCTTCATGGAGGCGGTCTTACTGTCGGAAGCGTTG ATATCTATGAAATTGGTACCCGTGATATAGCAAGACAACTTGAAGGGATGGTTGTCATATCTGTCGA TTATCGCTTGGCCCCGGAACACCCCTTCCCGGCAGCATACGATGACGGGGTAGCCGTTACGAAATGGTTGATGAGACACGCCGACGTTTACGGAGTCGACCCAACTCGCATCGCCGTAGGAGGTGACAGTGCCGGCGGCTACCTCACGGCTGCGATCGTCCAGGCCATTCACGATGACCCGGCCCTTCCCGACGTCCGTCTCCAGGTGCATCTCTTCCCTTGGTTGCAGCACTTCGACTACCATACACCTTCGTACCAGAAGAACAACCATGTTTTCGGCGAGAAAACCTGGATTGAAAACTCCATCACGGGGTTTACCTTCAGCGCGTACTTCAACGGAGTCCTCAACGACTCCCTGGTCGAGCAGATGTCGGCGAACAACCACACTTCCGCCGCCTTCAAGAATTCCCCGCGCTTCCGCAAGACCTTCAACCACTCGCTGATCCCCAAGAGTTTCCGCGACCCCGCGTACTACGCCCCGCCCCAATCCAGCGACTTCGGCAACGAGGCGATCTGGAATGACCTCAAAGATACCGTCCTGGATCTTCGGTTCTCGCCGATCCTTCGCGAAGATATGCGAGGACTGCCGAAAGCCTACATCGTCACCTGCGGCTATGATCCCCTGCGCGACGACGGAATATTCTACTATCATCGTCTAAAAGATGGTGGTGTCGATGTGGACTGGGTTAACTATGATATTGCCTTTCACGGCTTGGATTGGTATTCTCCACTATATTCAGAAACAGGAAAGCAGGTGCAGGAAGGATTTATCAAATTCATCAGAGTtaacatttga